In a genomic window of Zingiber officinale cultivar Zhangliang chromosome 9B, Zo_v1.1, whole genome shotgun sequence:
- the LOC122024684 gene encoding protein NINJA homolog 1-like produces the protein MRSFSLRSSHGALHQIKKRRQAEEAAAAAAAAMKAMEELFRPIAEEEEEDDAASLDLTLRLSVGGGVEKKSSRPRADDHDGDRGRVKDGSEGLRRDGGFTRAELPSTEDRSSLARMMLLLRARDRAAKEEEASSGGARRSGASLKDGGGGISLHGAASIPNSNPRHNRIGQHHSLPIVYPYHRVHYVPVPNGIQFPYVMPYSNRNMLRPVAAHGLPFQANPKAPSSSGLNGGKGLNTSTPAKTDSTASSSSSLSNHQSGSVRGGGSTSSGDSRKQAIPEKAEQSIANMLVPTDDVQPGVKSNTKSPERKASVSKTSASRTAGTPPPPPPRRMPLVSATGDGPNGKTITGFLHSYTNSEVRILCVCHGISLTPAEFVGHAGATDVSQPLKQIVVVGDSS, from the exons ATGCGGTCCTTTTCGCTACGGAGCTCCCACGGAGCGTTGCATCAAATTAAGAAGAGGAGGCAGGCGgaagaggcggcggcggcggcagcggcGGCGATGAAGGCAATGGAGGAGTTATTCCGCCCGATcgcggaggaagaggaggaggacgaCGCCGCAAGCCTGGATCTCACTCTCAGACTCTCCGTCGGCGGGGGCGTCGAGAAGAAGAGCTCGAGGCCGAGAGCCGATGACCACGACGGCGACCGAGGACGCGTGAAGGATGGGTCCGAAGGGCTCCGTAGAGATGGGGGATTCACCCGCGCCGAACTGCCATCGACGGAAGACCGCTCGTCGCTGGCTCGAATGATGCTGCTATTGAGGGCGCGGGATCGGGCGGCGAAGGAGGAAGAGGCGTCGTCCGGTGGTGCTAGGCGATCGGGGGCGAGTCTCAAAGACGGGGGCGGCGGCATTTCCCTCCACGGTGCTGCCTCAATCCCTAACTCTAACCCTAGACACAATCGCATCGGCCAGCATCATTCGCTCCCTATTGTGTACCCTTACCACCGAGTCCACTATGTGCCGGTGCCGAACGGGATCCAGTTCCCGTACGTGATGCCTTACTCGAACAGGAATATGCTCCGGCCGGTGGCCGCCCACGGTCTCCCTTTTCAGGCAAATCCAAAAGCTCCTTCTAGTAGCGGGTTGAATGGAGGTAAAGGCCTTAACACTAGTACTCCGGCGAAGACGGATTCAACAGCGAGTAGCTCGTCTTCCCTGTCGAATCATCAAAGCGGATCCGTTCGAG GCGGCGGTAGCACCTCCAGTGGCGACTCGAGGAAGCAGGCAATCCCAGAAAAAGCAGAGCAATCCATAGCGAACATGCTGGTTCCGACCGACGACGTACAGCCCGGCGTGAAGTCGAACACCAAGTCACCGGAGCGCAAGGCCTCCGTGAGCAAGACCTCTGCTTCCCGAACCGCCGggactccgccgccgccgccgccgcggcGAATGCCGCTCGTCTCGGCCACCGGCGACGGCCCCAACGGGAAAACCATCACTGGCTTCTTGCACAGTTACACGAATTCAGAGGTGCGGATCCTGTGCGTCTGCCACGGGATCTCCCTAACGCCGGCGGAGTTCGTGGGGCACGCTGGGGCCACCGACGTCTCGCAGCCATTGAAGCAGATCGTTGTGGTCGGAGACTCAAGTTGA